One genomic region from Bubalus bubalis isolate 160015118507 breed Murrah chromosome 24, NDDB_SH_1, whole genome shotgun sequence encodes:
- the TMEM114 gene encoding transmembrane protein 114 isoform X2 translates to MRVHLGALAGAAALTGALSFVLLAAAIGTDFWYIIDTERLEQGGPGARGPAGAANRSQLEPLSSHSGLWRTCRVQSPCAPLMNPFWQENVTVSDSSRQLLTMHGTFVILLPLSLILMVFGGMMGFLSFLLRASCLLLLTGTLFFFGALVTLAGISVYIAYSAAAFQEALCLLQEKTLLDQVDIRFGWSLALGWVSCVAELLAGATFLAAARVLSLRRRQDQAI, encoded by the exons ATGCGGGTGCACCTGGGCGCGCTGGCCGGCGCGGCGGCGCTGACCGGGGCGCTCAGCTTCGTGCTCCTGGCGGCGGCCATCGGCACCGACTTCTGGTACATCATCGACACCGAGCGCCTGGAGCAGGGCGGCCCGGGGGCGCGGGGCCCGGCGGGGGCCGCCAACCGCAGCCAGCTCGAGCCTCTGAGCTCGCACTCCGGGCTCTGGCGGACCTGCCGGG tccagAGCCCGTGCGCGCCGCTGATGAACCCCTTCTGGCAGGAGAACGTGACCGTCAGTGACTCGAGCCGGCAACTTCTCA CCATGCATGGGACGTTCGTGATTCTGCTGCCGCTCAGCCTGATCCTCATGGTTTTCGGGGGTATGATGGGCTTTCTGAGCTTCCTCCTGCgagcctcctgcctcctcctgctcACGGGGACCCTCTTCTTCTTTGGAG CCCTGGTGACCCTCGCCGGCATCAGCGTCTACATCGCCTACTCGGCCGCCGCCTTCCAGGAGgcgctgtgtctcctgcaggagAAGACGCTGCTGGACCAGGTGGACATCCGCTTCGGCTGGTCCCTGGCCCTGGGCTGGGTCAGCTGCGTTGCCGAGCTGCTTGCTGGGGCCACCTTCCTGGCGGCGGCCCGTGTGCTCAGCCTGAGACGGCGGCAGGACCAGGCCATCTGA
- the TMEM114 gene encoding transmembrane protein 114 isoform X1 — MRVHLGALAGAAALTGALSFVLLAAAIGTDFWYIIDTERLEQGGPGARGPAGAANRSQLEPLSSHSGLWRTCRVQSPCAPLMNPFWQENVTVSDSSRQLLTMHGTFVILLPLSLILMVFGGMMGFLSFLLRASCLLLLTGTLFFFGALVTLAGISVYIAYSAAAFQEALCLLQEKTLLDQLLRVVLADWLRPGSCVWRRLHLRHWASGFPVTWGQAGGPVGNQGEDRRDVGSSTARRWMCPASPAPARLMLTWSHPEPSAEQASLVDSLPAELPGKPPN, encoded by the exons ATGCGGGTGCACCTGGGCGCGCTGGCCGGCGCGGCGGCGCTGACCGGGGCGCTCAGCTTCGTGCTCCTGGCGGCGGCCATCGGCACCGACTTCTGGTACATCATCGACACCGAGCGCCTGGAGCAGGGCGGCCCGGGGGCGCGGGGCCCGGCGGGGGCCGCCAACCGCAGCCAGCTCGAGCCTCTGAGCTCGCACTCCGGGCTCTGGCGGACCTGCCGGG tccagAGCCCGTGCGCGCCGCTGATGAACCCCTTCTGGCAGGAGAACGTGACCGTCAGTGACTCGAGCCGGCAACTTCTCA CCATGCATGGGACGTTCGTGATTCTGCTGCCGCTCAGCCTGATCCTCATGGTTTTCGGGGGTATGATGGGCTTTCTGAGCTTCCTCCTGCgagcctcctgcctcctcctgctcACGGGGACCCTCTTCTTCTTTGGAG CCCTGGTGACCCTCGCCGGCATCAGCGTCTACATCGCCTACTCGGCCGCCGCCTTCCAGGAGgcgctgtgtctcctgcaggagAAGACGCTGCTGGACCAG CTTCTCCGGGTGGTTCTGGCTGACTGGCTGCGACCTGGATCCTGCGTGTGGAGGCGGCTGCACCTCAGACACTGGGCTTCAGGCTTCCCCGTGACCTGGGGCCAGGCAGGAGGTCCCGTGGGGAACCAGGGGGAAGACCGCAGAGACGTGGGCTCCTCAACAGCCAGGCGGTGGATGTGTCCTGCCTCACCTGCCCCAGCCAGGCTCATGCTCACCTGGTCCCATCCCGAGCCTTCAGCAGAACAGGCTTCATTG gtggattctttaccagctgagcttccagggaagcccccaaactaa
- the TMEM114 gene encoding transmembrane protein 114 isoform X3 yields the protein MAVSSRVQSPCAPLMNPFWQENVTVSDSSRQLLTMHGTFVILLPLSLILMVFGGMMGFLSFLLRASCLLLLTGTLFFFGALVTLAGISVYIAYSAAAFQEALCLLQEKTLLDQLLRVVLADWLRPGSCVWRRLHLRHWASGFPVTWGQAGGPVGNQGEDRRDVGSSTARRWMCPASPAPARLMLTWSHPEPSAEQASLVDSLPAELPGKPPN from the exons tccagAGCCCGTGCGCGCCGCTGATGAACCCCTTCTGGCAGGAGAACGTGACCGTCAGTGACTCGAGCCGGCAACTTCTCA CCATGCATGGGACGTTCGTGATTCTGCTGCCGCTCAGCCTGATCCTCATGGTTTTCGGGGGTATGATGGGCTTTCTGAGCTTCCTCCTGCgagcctcctgcctcctcctgctcACGGGGACCCTCTTCTTCTTTGGAG CCCTGGTGACCCTCGCCGGCATCAGCGTCTACATCGCCTACTCGGCCGCCGCCTTCCAGGAGgcgctgtgtctcctgcaggagAAGACGCTGCTGGACCAG CTTCTCCGGGTGGTTCTGGCTGACTGGCTGCGACCTGGATCCTGCGTGTGGAGGCGGCTGCACCTCAGACACTGGGCTTCAGGCTTCCCCGTGACCTGGGGCCAGGCAGGAGGTCCCGTGGGGAACCAGGGGGAAGACCGCAGAGACGTGGGCTCCTCAACAGCCAGGCGGTGGATGTGTCCTGCCTCACCTGCCCCAGCCAGGCTCATGCTCACCTGGTCCCATCCCGAGCCTTCAGCAGAACAGGCTTCATTG gtggattctttaccagctgagcttccagggaagcccccaaactaa
- the TMEM114 gene encoding transmembrane protein 114 isoform X4, which produces MNPFWQENVTVSDSSRQLLTMHGTFVILLPLSLILMVFGGMMGFLSFLLRASCLLLLTGTLFFFGALVTLAGISVYIAYSAAAFQEALCLLQEKTLLDQLLRVVLADWLRPGSCVWRRLHLRHWASGFPVTWGQAGGPVGNQGEDRRDVGSSTARRWMCPASPAPARLMLTWSHPEPSAEQASLVDSLPAELPGKPPN; this is translated from the exons ATGAACCCCTTCTGGCAGGAGAACGTGACCGTCAGTGACTCGAGCCGGCAACTTCTCA CCATGCATGGGACGTTCGTGATTCTGCTGCCGCTCAGCCTGATCCTCATGGTTTTCGGGGGTATGATGGGCTTTCTGAGCTTCCTCCTGCgagcctcctgcctcctcctgctcACGGGGACCCTCTTCTTCTTTGGAG CCCTGGTGACCCTCGCCGGCATCAGCGTCTACATCGCCTACTCGGCCGCCGCCTTCCAGGAGgcgctgtgtctcctgcaggagAAGACGCTGCTGGACCAG CTTCTCCGGGTGGTTCTGGCTGACTGGCTGCGACCTGGATCCTGCGTGTGGAGGCGGCTGCACCTCAGACACTGGGCTTCAGGCTTCCCCGTGACCTGGGGCCAGGCAGGAGGTCCCGTGGGGAACCAGGGGGAAGACCGCAGAGACGTGGGCTCCTCAACAGCCAGGCGGTGGATGTGTCCTGCCTCACCTGCCCCAGCCAGGCTCATGCTCACCTGGTCCCATCCCGAGCCTTCAGCAGAACAGGCTTCATTG gtggattctttaccagctgagcttccagggaagcccccaaactaa
- the TMEM114 gene encoding transmembrane protein 114 isoform X6 gives MRVHLGALAGAAALTGALSFVLLAAAIGTDFWYIIDTERLEQGGPGARGPAGAANRSQLEPLSSHSGLWRTCRVQSPCAPLMNPFWQENVTVSDSSRQLLIKALKITVD, from the exons ATGCGGGTGCACCTGGGCGCGCTGGCCGGCGCGGCGGCGCTGACCGGGGCGCTCAGCTTCGTGCTCCTGGCGGCGGCCATCGGCACCGACTTCTGGTACATCATCGACACCGAGCGCCTGGAGCAGGGCGGCCCGGGGGCGCGGGGCCCGGCGGGGGCCGCCAACCGCAGCCAGCTCGAGCCTCTGAGCTCGCACTCCGGGCTCTGGCGGACCTGCCGGG tccagAGCCCGTGCGCGCCGCTGATGAACCCCTTCTGGCAGGAGAACGTGACCGTCAGTGACTCGAGCCGGCAACTTCTCA TTAAAGCTCTCAAGATCACTGTGGACTAA
- the TMEM114 gene encoding transmembrane protein 114 isoform X5, translating to MAVSSRAMHGTFVILLPLSLILMVFGGMMGFLSFLLRASCLLLLTGTLFFFGALVTLAGISVYIAYSAAAFQEALCLLQEKTLLDQLLRVVLADWLRPGSCVWRRLHLRHWASGFPVTWGQAGGPVGNQGEDRRDVGSSTARRWMCPASPAPARLMLTWSHPEPSAEQASLVDSLPAELPGKPPN from the exons CCATGCATGGGACGTTCGTGATTCTGCTGCCGCTCAGCCTGATCCTCATGGTTTTCGGGGGTATGATGGGCTTTCTGAGCTTCCTCCTGCgagcctcctgcctcctcctgctcACGGGGACCCTCTTCTTCTTTGGAG CCCTGGTGACCCTCGCCGGCATCAGCGTCTACATCGCCTACTCGGCCGCCGCCTTCCAGGAGgcgctgtgtctcctgcaggagAAGACGCTGCTGGACCAG CTTCTCCGGGTGGTTCTGGCTGACTGGCTGCGACCTGGATCCTGCGTGTGGAGGCGGCTGCACCTCAGACACTGGGCTTCAGGCTTCCCCGTGACCTGGGGCCAGGCAGGAGGTCCCGTGGGGAACCAGGGGGAAGACCGCAGAGACGTGGGCTCCTCAACAGCCAGGCGGTGGATGTGTCCTGCCTCACCTGCCCCAGCCAGGCTCATGCTCACCTGGTCCCATCCCGAGCCTTCAGCAGAACAGGCTTCATTG gtggattctttaccagctgagcttccagggaagcccccaaactaa